The proteins below come from a single Panicum hallii strain FIL2 chromosome 7, PHallii_v3.1, whole genome shotgun sequence genomic window:
- the LOC112898894 gene encoding xyloglucan endotransglucosylase/hydrolase protein 9-like isoform X2 encodes MALRHGGGALGPAAAFLAVAALLGAVTAGKFDDVVQPSWANDHVVYDGDLLKLRLDANSGGGFVSRNKFLYGKASADLKLVPEDSAGVVTAFYLSSAGDKHNEFDFEFLGNVTGEPYLVQTNLYIDGVGNREQRIDLWFDPTADFHTYAVLWNPSQVVFMVDDTPIRVYENRQNATVRGHHRHANGTTTATGSSPFPGPQPMAVYSSIWNADDWATQGGRVKTDWSHAPFEATFREVRVDGCVWAANATDSDAGEVSRCSGSSWGKEGRYWWKEKEMSELTVHQSHQLVWARAHHLVYDYCVDTDRFPVQPPECAGR; translated from the exons ATGGCGTTGCGTCACGGAGGTGGAGCCTTGGGCCCGGCGGCGGCCTTCCTGGCCGTGGCCGCGCTGCTGGGCGCCGTGACGGCGGGGAAGTTCGACGACGTCGTGCAGCCGAGCTGGGCGAACGACCACGTGGTGTACGACGGCGACCTCCTCAAGCTCCGCCTCGACGCCAACTCGGGCGGCGGGTTCGTGTCCCGGAACAAGTTCCTCTACGGCAAGGCCAGCGCCGACCTCAAGCTCGTGCCGGAGGACTCCGCCGGCGTCGTCACCGCTTTCTAT TTGTCGTCTGCCGGGGACAAGCACAACGAGTTCGACTTCGAGTTCCTTGGCAACGTGACCGGCGAGCCGTACCTCGTGCAGACGAACCTGTACATCGACGGCGTGGGCAACCGGGAGCAGCGCATCGACCTGTGGTTCGACCCCACCGCCGACTTCCACACCTACGCCGTGCTCTGGAACCCCAGCCAGGTGGTGTTCATGGTGGACGACACCCCCATCCGCGTCTACGAGAACCGGCAGAACGCCACCGTCAGGGGCCACCACCGCCACGCCAACGGCACCACCACAGCCACCGGCTCGTCGCCGTTCCCGGGACCGCAGCCGATGGCCGTGTACAGCTCCATCTGGAACGCGGACGACTGGGCGACGCAGGGCGGGCGCGTGAAGACGGACTGGTCGCACGCGCCGTTCGAGGCCACGTTCCGGGAGGTGCGCGTGGACGGCTGCGTCTGGGCGGCGAACGCCACCGACTCGGACGCCGGCGAGGTGTCCCGCTGCAGCGGGTCCTCGTGGGGCAAGGAGGGCCGCTACTGGTGGAAGGAGAAGGAGATGTCGGAGCTGACCGTGCACCAGAGCCACCAGCTCGTGTGGGCGCGCGCGCACCACCTCGTCTACGACTACTGCGTCGACACCGACCGGTTCCCCGTGCAGCCGCCCGAGTGCGCCGGCCGCTGA
- the LOC112898894 gene encoding uncharacterized protein LOC112898894 isoform X1 — MALRHGGGALGPAAAFLAVAALLGAVTAGKFDDVVQPSWANDHVVYDGDLLKLRLDANSGGGFVSRNKFLYGKASADLKLVPEDSAGVVTAFYVIVVCRGQAQRVRLRVPWQRDRRAVPRADEPVHRRRGQPGAAHRPVVRPHRRLPHLRRALEPQPGGVHGGRHPHPRLREPAERHRQGPPPPRQRHHHSHRLVAVPGTAADGRVQLHLERGRLGDAGRAREDGLVARAVRGHVPGGARGRLRLGGERHRLGRRRGVPLQRVLVGQGGPLLVEGEGDVGADRAPEPPARVGARAPPRLRLLRRHRPVPRAAARVRRPLMTW, encoded by the exons ATGGCGTTGCGTCACGGAGGTGGAGCCTTGGGCCCGGCGGCGGCCTTCCTGGCCGTGGCCGCGCTGCTGGGCGCCGTGACGGCGGGGAAGTTCGACGACGTCGTGCAGCCGAGCTGGGCGAACGACCACGTGGTGTACGACGGCGACCTCCTCAAGCTCCGCCTCGACGCCAACTCGGGCGGCGGGTTCGTGTCCCGGAACAAGTTCCTCTACGGCAAGGCCAGCGCCGACCTCAAGCTCGTGCCGGAGGACTCCGCCGGCGTCGTCACCGCTTTCTATGTGA TTGTCGTCTGCCGGGGACAAGCACAACGAGTTCGACTTCGAGTTCCTTGGCAACGTGACCGGCGAGCCGTACCTCGTGCAGACGAACCTGTACATCGACGGCGTGGGCAACCGGGAGCAGCGCATCGACCTGTGGTTCGACCCCACCGCCGACTTCCACACCTACGCCGTGCTCTGGAACCCCAGCCAGGTGGTGTTCATGGTGGACGACACCCCCATCCGCGTCTACGAGAACCGGCAGAACGCCACCGTCAGGGGCCACCACCGCCACGCCAACGGCACCACCACAGCCACCGGCTCGTCGCCGTTCCCGGGACCGCAGCCGATGGCCGTGTACAGCTCCATCTGGAACGCGGACGACTGGGCGACGCAGGGCGGGCGCGTGAAGACGGACTGGTCGCACGCGCCGTTCGAGGCCACGTTCCGGGAGGTGCGCGTGGACGGCTGCGTCTGGGCGGCGAACGCCACCGACTCGGACGCCGGCGAGGTGTCCCGCTGCAGCGGGTCCTCGTGGGGCAAGGAGGGCCGCTACTGGTGGAAGGAGAAGGAGATGTCGGAGCTGACCGTGCACCAGAGCCACCAGCTCGTGTGGGCGCGCGCGCACCACCTCGTCTACGACTACTGCGTCGACACCGACCGGTTCCCCGTGCAGCCGCCCGAGTGCGCCGGCCGCTGATGACCTGGTGA